The nucleotide window CTCCCAGCCCACGGGCTTTACACACGCACTTCCAAACACGGCCCGGGACAATTTCAAAAGTGCTGTAACTGATCGTGCTAGCATCAGCTTCCTTTGATTTTGCTTTCAGCGTATTGAGTTGGTATCGTGTTAACCTGAAAATTGAGTAGACGGTTTTGGTTTCATCTGATGGGATCGTTGGATCTGTGTGGTATTCGACGTGGTCAAAAACAGGTTGTGGTGGGTCCTGCGCACTGAGGAGGGTCCGGTCTATGAAAGGTGGGAGAGTGATGCCAAGGCCACGAGCCATATCGGACCATGTGTTAATGAAGTGCATCGCAGACATCCCATCCATGACATGATGGTGCATACCGACTCCTAGCAAAACCCCGCCACATTTAAAGTATGTTACCTACTCCAAGACAATTGTTACATATATACACATGTAAATTTTTAACTAAATTTTTTTAACCGAACAACTCACACACCCTTTGATGTAAATTAATATTTTATACCTGCAAGACTAGCAAAAGATCCAAGTCAATTCCCTGATAGGGAAAGATTTTCAACAACTCCAATTGAGGTGCAAATTCAGCGAAATCATCGATGACACCATCGGACTCAGCTTCCAAAAACAACACACCTTGTCCTTGACAATCAATCTCACTTCGGCCGTCTTTGCCTTGTCTAAGTCGCCCTGCAATTGGGTAAAACGCAACCAACGCCCTGCTCAAACCGTCCTTCATCACTTTCGTATCAAAGAAGTTGGGAGCACCATTGGGCCAGTAAAAATACACCATTAGTGTGTAAAAGTTGGGGGCAATGAGATCGAGGCAAGAGTTCCATAGCTTCACCTTCGGTGTCTCCTCGGCTGGCTTCACCATCGTCGATTCTCTTACCACCACTTTCatctttgtttttttattcaattCTTGATGATGTTCTAAAACCCATTTCAGCCCCAATTATAAATCTATTCAGCAGTCAATTATTTGAGTGGGCCCACTGTCAGTCAATAATTCATAAATCTCACACTCATTGCATCTAAATTCCAATAACACATAATTTGCACACACTTTGGTTAACGTAAAAGTCTCACACTAAAAGGGTAATCAGCAGCGGTGAGACATGTCCACCAATTTGACAAGTTTTGTTTTTGAAAGTTTGATTCTTCGCATTGAATCTTACAGCGATTGGAATATGATTCTTGGACCACTAATTTGTGCTATGCACCAAGTGTACGGGTGTGTGGTTCAAAATTGGTATCAGTAAACAACATGCATGATACAAATGGAAAATGACAATGGATCAGTCCCTCTAAGAATAAAGGGTATGAGGAGGGTCATCCCCatgaggatgggccgccacgtaggACGCCACATCACCACACCCTCATTAACTAACCTAATCCACCACTCTATATGGTGTGGACCATGACCCGCACCATCATCCGCTATCCTCTCGCACCAATCAAAATCCCCTAATTAATTGATACATGGTCATGTTGTTGTGGATTAAATCATGCGAACCGCCATGGTTTGAAAAGAAGGCGATGTACAACGAGAACCATGTCTCGTGTGGCAATCCATAATCCAATCCACCACCCCCATACCCTCATAGCCTAAAAAAAGTTGAGGaactgaagaggtatggtcccaaatcgGTGCACACATGGCAcggggaccacaccacttttccTACATGGCGTCCACATCATCCGTGCGCGtccagaagcttctggaagaaATCGCAGGTGACAAAGAAGATGCTTCTCCAAACAAAAAGGACGACACGGATGGACGCCAGCCTTCACTGCAAGATCTCTGGAGGACAGGCCGACAGCCAGTACAAGTGAGCGCCCAGCTGGACAAATGAGCGCGCGCCACGTCATCCACTACACGGGCGACAGCAGAGGGGACAAAGaagatattccccttggtcggacagctggcgcccaCTAGCTAGCTGGCAGGTCTCCTCCTCCTCTTTCTTCatccttcggctataaatagaggattCCTCCTTCAGGTTTAAGGATTCTGCTCTCTCACTATTTACTCTAAACGCACACTATTCTCATCataacagtacttattctcacgccggatggTGGTCATAAGGAGAACCCCCCCTATTCCCCCCTTGTGGCGAGTCACCGGTGTTCCGTTTTGTAGGATATCAGCTAACGGCGAGTGGAGGAAGAGATTGAACCATCATACACGAGACAGTTCAGCTGGGATAACCCtgtgttaaccagtgtttcatcaggAAGCAACTCAAACAAACTCCAATTGAACTTAGGAGTCGATTTTAGAAAGgcaagtagggctgtaaacgagccgagccgaaccgaaccaGGGTGGGCTTAGGCCCGACTcgtttaaaaatcaaatcgagcCGAGCCGGCTCATTTTTCTTGACGAGCTGGAAAGTTGGCTCGTCAAGCCGgctcatttttttaaaaaaaagttaatattTTTTACACACGTAATGATatacataaaaccaaaaacaataaataaaccATTATTTAGGCTAATAGAATAGTAATTTTGGGCAAACAATAAAACGAACAAGAAAAGATTTATCGTTACTTGTTTTTTTTGGAAGGAGACTTTCTCTGTACAAGACCGAATTGGTCTCCGGGGTCATGTCAAAGACATTCCCCCGTCAGCCCCGCTCTTACGGACGCGATGTTCGATCGGGCCCCGACCGTTGCGCAAGCAGACTTCCGCCCGGAAACCATACTGCCCCCACACGAGAGACTCGCTGGGGTAACAGCTGGGTAAAACCGGGTTGCCCTAAGGACCGCACCATGCCTCGGTAGGAACGATCCATCAATATTACTAAATAAAACAATAGCTTAACAATCTATTTctttcaataaaaaaaataacgATATTACTAATTAAATAACATTGCTTAGATATATTAGAATATATCCTCACACACATAAATGGGGGTTTAATTTAAATGAGCCAAAACGAGCGAGTCAACGAGCCAATTAATGTGCGAGCCACGAACCGAACCTACCTTGGCTCTGGTTCGGCTCGTTTACACACCGAACCGAGCCAGCTTGTTTAAAACCGAATTGacttcgagccgagcttttttcAAACTTTTTTCGATCTATTAAAACCTCAAGCCACGGGCTTTTTAAACTGCCCTAATGACAGGTGAATCTGTTAAAAATGATTAAGATCTGgtctattttaaaaaaaaaaatcaacttgtTATTAAACAAGGGTATTATTGTAAATATAGAAACCACGATCAATCATcaatcaaataaaacaaaaccctgGATTGATCAAAGCTCCAAAAACCTCCTCTCCCTATTCTCCAGTGTTTGGGATTGCTTGTTTAACTccaaaagtatttttttttttgtccaaAAGTGTTTATTAGCTTATAacttttacaaaaattaaaaaagtttttaaaaacGTATTTGGATTAACTTTTGTGGTGGAAAAAGTAAAATAACCAAAAAGAATAAGCTTCCATGTTTTGTTCCTATTTCTAAGAATGAGGATAGATGGTAATTTTATGATAAAAACCCAAAGCCATTTAAAAATGTAGTTTTTTGTGGCTTTtgaaaaacaacttttttttcaaaaagccAAAATGAAAAGCATTTTTAGCATTGTCAAACACTTTTTTAatttattggctttttgaaaaagtCAATAACTAAATAAGTCATTTTCAAACTCAGGGGTTGTTTGACAaattctgaatggttaagtgttgaaccagtaagaagtctgaagtctgaaccattaagtgctgaaccattaagagactgtataatgcttaaccgtttaaaggcaaatgtctgaaccattcaaacatgtgctcacgaaacaaacagtctgaaccattaagtgttgaatcaTTAAGAGGCTTGATCCATTAAGAGCCCCATTAACAGGTAAACAAAAACGGCCCCTCAATCCCAAACACCCATTTGATGGTATTCTGGGTCTTCTTCTGAATCATCATGACGATTAAAAATATGCAGATTCGTACGATAGTAGTTATTATTGGTATGTATACGTTCAATCTCTATGGGTTTGTTTGGTATGACGTAATGGAATAGATGAGCGAATGGAATTgacgaggtaatggaatagatgagcGAATGGAAttgacgaggtaatggaatgaacaaatgaatgaaatggatcattacaTTCCAcagtcttgtttggttaccatacAGGAAATGAATAAATCATTACATTGTGTTGTTTGGTAGGTAAGAAAAGAGGAAAGAATTAAATTGGTGATGAGTGGTGGCGGTTATCGGTGGCGGCTAGTGGCAGTGGCAGGGATGGGTAGTAGTAGTAGTggtgggtggcggtggtcggtggGTGACGGTTGTTAGCGGTCGCGGCGACGATGGTCGGGGTTCGCGGTGGTCTGCGGTGGCaggtggcggcgatggtggtggcgacgaaggtgggtggtggtggttgacgGTAGCGGGTGGTGGCCGCGGAGGATGGTGATTGTGGTCGGCGGAGGGTGGCGGTAGTGGTCGGGGTGGcgggtggcggtgatggtggtcGATGGTGTTGGCGAcaacggtgggtggtggtgttcGACGGTAGCGGGAGGTGGCCgtggaggatggtggtggtggccggcggaGGGTGGCGGTAGTGGTCAGGGTGGCGGTGGTCGTTGGTGGCGTGGCGGCGATGGTGGTGGCGacgggtggtggtggcggcgacgatgacgggtggtggtggtcgacggtagcgggtggtggcagcggaggatggtggtggtagtCGGCGGAGGGTGGTGGTAGTGGTCGGGTTGGCGGTGGTTTGCGATGGCGGGTGGCAGCGATGGTAGTGGATGGCGGTGGTGGCGGGCGGCGGTGGCGGCAgaggacggtggtggtggtcggcggaggacggtggtggtggttggcgAAGGTTGGTGGCGGGTGGCGGGTGGTGACGacggcaggtggtggtggtggaggtgatggGCGGTGTTTGTGACGTATGCTTagagagggaatggaatggaaaaaaataGGGGGAGTGGATGAAtaatttgagggaatggaatgacttatgtaatgggtgattccattacgttgaccaaccaaacacactTTTTTTCATTCCCTCACAATAGTTTATTCCATTCCACCTtccattcctgcataccaaacactacctataTTATATGTCTGATACTCTGATTAACTACTCGTTGGTTTGAATATAGATCAAATATAGGTCAAATGTTCAAATTAAATTAACTTAATAATGTTGCACCAAGTGTTTAATGAAACGTTTTAAAAAGATCATATATATGAACTAATGTTGGGTACACTAGGTTCACATGTGAACCAGCAATGCTGAAGCACACTATTGTTTCCGACGTTGTGTACACTAGGTTAAGAATTTTGCCATTCCCAGATTTCATGAGATTATTTTGATAACTATGACTAAATCACACtattgttttaacaaaaaaaaaaaaagaaacacacACACTTGGAACAAAAGATTGTTATCATTGGTATAGTGGCATACACCATAGTTGTCGAAGGTGCCAGGCGCACACAAGGCACAAAGGGTGAGCTTTGGGCCTCGGTGCAAGGTGCTTAAAAGGAGAGGGTTTTTTTAGGCGAGGGGTATAGTATAAAAATACAATTTATAGTTTTTTTAGACATGTTTAGGTTGCTTTAAGTTGATTCAAAGGGTTGTTTATGGTTGGTGTTATTATTTCAGACATGTTCAGATGATTTTCTGCCAAAATTTAGTTGGAAATTGGCCTGAAAATGCGCCTGGAAGTATTGGATTGTATCATCGGTCTGGAAGTTGTAAACATTACGACTCTTCTGGAACGGTTGTGTGTTAACCAACACGAAAATTTCAGTTTAGTATTTATGTGTCATGTGTGTTGTCGATGAAGGTTAGATCTTCATTGATCAAACAATCATTTACATCGTTACTTTATCACTTCCATTTACAATCAATTCGTTTTACTGTTTCATTATATCCTTTTTTTATTTGTTCTACTTCCATATATCATTTAGTGATATTGATCTTTTATCACTTCATTTTGGTATATCTTATGCTTGTTCAGCTATCTTTGGCCAGTGGCGGATCCAAAAATTTTTCTAATGGGTTCCTTTTGATAGATTATCGTTAAATTTTTCGAAATCATACAAGGTTTTCattaattctcactattttttccCAAATTGATTGGGTTCCTAGGAACCCACAAAATATGGCTAGATCCGTCACTGTCTTTGGCTACAAAGCGGGGTTTAGAAAATATATGAAAACTGGTCCTATTGGGAATTTTGGGTGACAGCCCCGAGTCTTATACATACTCTTGTTCATTTTGGTCATAACTAATGTTTTGTTTTAATGTTGAATAGAtacatgtaagattaaatatattacgtattgatatttaatctatagccatcataatcatttacattatagagatcaaaatatattagaacctattaaataattagttggtaattgttgatggaccatattacccttattaactaattaggtttcctcctgggtgcttataaaaggagaattatgtggaggttaaggggttactcagttacacaattacacacaccccattagccataacatcataattcgacctcctctcctagccgatatcccttttcggtttttCTTAGTCCCCATCattagtcagcaccctaaggaggaaccagatcacgatgacaagcatgtcgaactccattactggattctccaacgcactgtctgctataacaggtatgttttaatgttttccttcatgtataaacagaactgaaccaacatgtggtatcagagcatatgttgattagtcagttctgttttcgtatccataatttctgggattgaaacttggaaaacggatttTTTATAACTTCAAAACCGtcacagccggtttcgagtcatgaaGATCGACTCGAGATCATTGTTTTCGGAAAAAGATTAATCATATGTTCATTCGAAATTAACTGGATTATGTTTTAACCGAAGTCTGTTTAGAAAAATTATTAattttcaggtttcgggttccagaatttatgttttatgtttttagggttcatcatgttcttggaAAAATTCGATAATtctattatgttttggaatgttttaggattaatgagtgtttttttcatgtttgatccaattttattttttaactttattcaaaaactgttattagataaacacttactattttcgaaatatgttgataaaattagatcatcttaaaacaggaaataatatctcataatcccttagatttcgaattttcagttaagttatcacaattaacagctgttgacaggaagcttcgagatcatcagactacgactcgagaccatagggtctcgactcgagaccatagggtctcgactcgaaatcatcaggtccttaaaaccttcacaactcgagaccaacagatctcgactcgagaccataaggtctcgactcgaaatcataagggtttaaaggtctcgactcgagaccataacgtcatcactcgagacaaaggttgcgactcgagaccataacatcataactcgagacaaaggttgcgactcgagaccataatgtcataactcgagaccataaggttgtgactcgagaccgtggttgcgactc belongs to Helianthus annuus cultivar XRQ/B chromosome 5, HanXRQr2.0-SUNRISE, whole genome shotgun sequence and includes:
- the LOC110943793 gene encoding shikimate O-hydroxycinnamoyltransferase — protein: MKVVVRESTMVKPAEETPKVKLWNSCLDLIAPNFYTLMVYFYWPNGAPNFFDTKVMKDGLSRALVAFYPIAGRLRQGKDGRSEIDCQGQGVLFLEAESDGVIDDFAEFAPQLELLKIFPYQGIDLDLLLVLQESVCTIMSWMGCLRCTSLTHGPIWLVALASLSHLS